Proteins encoded in a region of the Candidatus Stygibacter australis genome:
- a CDS encoding T9SS type A sorting domain-containing protein: MKKIILFVLIVFISIACYGEISYSHQFSVPVDMGNNCTHKLWLADGNGDDQDELYVFSKENNYPVIQSLAVYDLNGNLLSVHSEPFPENIWDVSVSMYESDDSVYYLEVEQRSTEPSIYCDIKVYDYNSMAIIDSLSLEIGYGTGMSGDLFFVKNINVAEIDGSEYLYLGIEKYNSFGWEQSSGDPFMYKCQFDQGILGELEEIPEVGTSWFYTAGAESIMSIGYTWFYCYYEPDYSIYTLNNVSLGTPAVVNEILQVDHDQASGLLMKFLNNFDDHYLDYGLVVWESLNNMLHCYSPDLSNLLWETEITSPSGIYIGPSTCITTNMGNNFIMYFLNDNYVEVRNRITGNVALREQSQIVPFKILQKRDGELLFLTDGDSSINFLALAEEIQLDNDVNEIIAKDYELHNYPNPFNPETMISFNLDQASNIRIDVYNIKGQKVDTIADEHFDAGQHDLIWNAEDVPSGVYFYRINTDQDSANGKMILLK; this comes from the coding sequence ATGAAAAAGATTATTTTATTTGTACTGATAGTGTTTATCAGTATCGCCTGTTACGGAGAAATAAGCTATAGTCATCAGTTTTCGGTGCCTGTTGATATGGGGAATAATTGTACTCATAAACTCTGGCTGGCTGATGGTAATGGTGATGATCAGGATGAATTGTATGTTTTCTCTAAAGAAAATAATTACCCGGTTATTCAGTCATTGGCTGTATATGATCTTAATGGTAATTTACTGTCAGTTCACAGCGAACCATTCCCGGAAAACATCTGGGATGTCTCGGTGAGTATGTATGAATCTGATGACTCAGTTTATTATCTGGAAGTAGAGCAAAGATCTACTGAACCATCAATATACTGTGATATAAAAGTATATGATTATAACTCAATGGCAATCATAGATAGTCTATCCCTAGAAATTGGATATGGTACTGGGATGAGTGGCGATTTATTTTTTGTCAAAAATATCAATGTAGCTGAAATAGATGGTTCCGAATATCTATATCTTGGTATAGAGAAATATAATAGTTTTGGTTGGGAGCAAAGTTCAGGTGATCCATTCATGTATAAGTGTCAATTTGATCAGGGGATATTGGGTGAATTGGAAGAAATACCGGAAGTTGGGACAAGCTGGTTTTATACCGCAGGAGCAGAGAGCATTATGTCCATTGGTTATACTTGGTTCTATTGTTATTATGAACCTGATTATTCCATCTATACGCTGAATAACGTATCTTTGGGTACACCAGCAGTAGTAAATGAAATCCTGCAAGTTGATCATGATCAAGCTTCTGGACTTCTTATGAAATTTCTAAACAATTTTGATGACCACTACCTGGATTACGGACTTGTGGTCTGGGAATCATTGAATAATATGCTTCACTGTTATTCGCCAGACCTTTCAAACTTGCTCTGGGAAACAGAAATTACCAGTCCATCAGGAATTTATATAGGTCCCTCTACCTGTATAACCACAAATATGGGAAATAATTTCATTATGTATTTTTTAAATGATAATTACGTAGAAGTGAGGAACAGGATTACTGGCAATGTTGCTCTCAGAGAGCAGTCGCAGATTGTGCCGTTTAAGATATTGCAGAAAAGAGATGGTGAATTATTATTCTTAACCGATGGCGATTCTTCGATCAACTTCCTTGCTTTAGCAGAAGAAATACAACTGGATAATGATGTGAATGAGATCATTGCCAAAGATTATGAGCTGCATAATTATCCTAATCCATTCAATCCTGAGACGATGATATCATTCAATCTTGATCAAGCATCAAATATAAGGATCGATGTTTATAATATCAAAGGTCAGAAAGTAGATACTATTGCCGATGAACATTTCGATGCTGGTCAGCATGACCTTATCTGGAATGCAGAAGATGTTCCCTCAGGAGTATAT